The Polyodon spathula isolate WHYD16114869_AA chromosome 23, ASM1765450v1, whole genome shotgun sequence genome has a window encoding:
- the LOC121297846 gene encoding LOW QUALITY PROTEIN: inositol hexakisphosphate kinase 2-like (The sequence of the model RefSeq protein was modified relative to this genomic sequence to represent the inferred CDS: inserted 2 bases in 1 codon), translating into MSPALEAMEGEQQRYANNKGVVLEPFVHQVGGHSCVLRFSEQTICKPLIPREHQFYKSLPMEMRKYIPQYKGVVSVSFEEDEEANLCLIAYPLNGGDHGELEKNVDLSDCEPKNKLLKWSKKKPGLLLENDNYSKERGRQHRKEEKLKSYNLDEEFERLKKSEVLYCSLEKGNVVSQIKHNPWSLKCHQQQLQRMKENAKHRNQYKFILLENLTWRYEVPCVLDLKMGTRQHGDDASEEKKANQIRKCQQSTSAIIGVRVCGMQVYQSDSGQLMFMNKYHGRKLTVPGFKEALFQFFHNGRFLRRELLEPVLRKLSELKAVLEAQESYRFYSSSLLIIYDGKKVQQQPRHRGGEEGEEEEEEEEEEEEEGGGEXGGAFAFTQQRKVRGKQGGSAAGGGSGGPGGSGGSCSVDVRMIDFAHTTCRYYGEDSVVHEGQDMGYIFGLQNLIEIIKELKDDSGD; encoded by the exons ATGAGCCCTGCTCTGGAAGCCATGGAAGGGGAGCAGCAACGCTACGCCAACAACAAGGGGGTCGTGCTTGAGCCCTTCGTGCACCAGGTGGGAGGCCACTCCTGCGTGCTGCGCTTCAGCGAGCAGACCATCTGCAAGCCCCTCATCCCCCGAGAGCACCAGTTCTACAAGAGCCTGCCGATGGAGATGCGCAAATACATCCCCCAGTACAAAG GAGTGGTGTCGGTCAGTTTCGAGGAAGACGAGGAAGCCAATCTGTGCCTCATCGCGTACCCCCTGAACGGAGGAGACCACGGGGAGCTGGAGAAGAACGTGGACCTCTCAGACTGTGAGCCCAAGAACAAGCTGCTGAAGTGGAGCAAGAAGAAGCCTGGCCTGTTACTGGAGAACGACAACTACAGCAAGGAGAGGGGCCGGCAGCACCGCAAGGAGGAGAAACTCAAGAG CTATAACCTGGACGAGGAGTTTGAGCGTCTGAAGAAGTCTGAGGTGCTGTATTGCAGCCTGGAGAAGGGCAACGTGGTGTCCCAGATCAAGCACAACCCGTGGAGCCTGAAGTGTcaccagcagcagctgcagagaATGAAGGAGAACGCAAAGCATCGGAACCAATACA AATTCATCCTGCTGGAGAACCTGACATGGCGCTACGAGGTGCCCTGCGTCCTCGACCTGAAGATGGGAACGCGGCAGCACGGGGATGATGCCTCCGAGGAGAAGAAAGCCAACCAGATCCGCAAGTGCCAGCAGAGCACCTCAGCCATCATCGGAGTGAGAGTCTGTGGCATGCAG GTGTACCAGTCAGACTCTGGGCAGCTGATGTTCATGAACAAGTACCACGGGCGCAAGCTGACGGTGCCGGGCTTCAAGGAGGCGCTGTTCCAGTTCTTCCACAACGGGCGCTTCCTGCGGCGGGAGCTCTTGGAGCCGGTCCTGCGCAAACTCTCGGAGCTCAAGGCCGTGCTGGAGGCCCAGGAGTCATACCGCTTCTACTCCAGCTCTCTGCTCATCATCTACGACGGGAAGAAGGTGCAGCAGCAGCCCCGGCACCGCGgcggagaggagggagaggaggaggaggaggaggaggaggaggaggaggaggaggggggagggga ggggggagcctTCGCCTTCACCCAGCAAAGGAAAGTCCGGGGCAAGCAGGGCGGAAGCGCGGCGGGGGGCGGAAGCGGGGGTCCGGGGGGCAGCGGTGGCTCCTGCAGCGTGGACGTGCGCATGATCGACTTTGCGCACACCACGTGCCGCTACTACGGAGAGGACAGCGTGGTCCACGAGGGCCAGGACATGGGGTACATCTTCGGGCTCCAGAATCTGATAGAGATTATTAAAGAGCTGAAGGACGACAGCGGGGACTAA
- the LOC121297827 gene encoding G-protein coupled receptor 22-like, which yields METDSYRGLLETSDGFDPESGGWYLPYPLWLQVSLTVFLMLEIVLGFSSNLTVLVLYCMQSNLVDSVSNTVTMNLHVLDIIVCVVCAPLTIVVILLPLEHNAALLCCFHEACVTFTSIATAVNVLVISMDRYDISVRPANRVLTPPRAALLLACVWAVSLAVFFIPFLEVRFFGDPGEGGGSEAAWENRTLLCMSGAGGRWQADYHRELGMYYHLLLQIPMFFVAMAVMLVTYYKILQALNIKIGSHFKRSQRRKNAGSSGSCANSSSSKKKKKKKSSAPMLAAPSETKLLTQPPPLIPGSTPQPPVSQMGVQASVSVIIALRRAVKRHRDRRERQKRVFRMSLIIISTFLGCWAPISVVNLLILCLGPSDSLVTVRICFLALAYGSTIFHPLLYAFTRQKLRKVLKSKVRKRVVSLLQVDPAPSGTVIHNSWVEPKKGGRKPRLECSDATDRCLTEAVRE from the coding sequence ATGGAGACGGACAGCTACAGGGGGCTCCTGGAGACCAGTGATGGCTTCGACCCCGAGTCAGGGGGCTGGTACCTGCCCTACCCGCTGTGGCTCCAGGTCTCCCTCACAGTCTTCCTGATGCTGGAGATTGTGCTGGGCTTCAGCAGCAACCTGACAGTGCTGGTGCTGTACTGCATGCAGTCCAACCTGGTGGACTCGGTCAGCAACACGGTGACCATGAACCTGCACGTGCTGGACATCATCGTGTGCGTGGTGTGCGCGCCGCTCACCATCGTGGTCATCCTGCTGCCACTGGAGCACAACGCAGCCCTGCTGTGCTGCTTCCACGAGGCCTGCGTCACCTTCACCAGCATCGCCACGGCCGTCAACGTGCTGGTCATCAGCATGGACCGCTACGACATCTCCGTGCGGCCCGCCAACCGCGTCCTGACCCCTCCCCGCGCCGCCCTGCTGCTGGCCTGCGTGTGGGCCGTCTCCCTGGCCGTCTTCTTCATCCCCTTCCTGGAGGTGCGCTTTTTCGGGGACCCGGGTGAGGGGGGCGGCAGCGAAGCAGCCTGGGAGAACCGCACCCTGCTGTGTATGAGCGGGGCCGGAGGGAGGTGGCAGGCGGACTATCACAGGGAGCTGGGCATGTACTACCACCTGCTCCTCCAGATCCCCATGTTCTTCGTGGCCATGGCAGTCATGCTGGTCACCTACTATAAAATCCTGCAGGCGCTCAACATCAAGATCGGCTCGCATTTTAAGAGGAGCCAGCGGCGCAAGAACGCCGGGAGCAGCGGGAGCTGcgccaacagcagcagcagcaagaagaagaagaaaaagaaatcttCCGCCCCGATGCTCGCTGCACCCAGCGAGACCAAACTCCTGACCCAGCCCCCTCCCCTCATCCCCGGCTCCACCCCCCAGCCCCCCGTCTCTCAGATGGGGGTCCAGGCTTCCGTCTCAGTTATCATCGCCCTGCGGAGGGCGGTGAAGCGGCACCGGGACCGCCGCGAGCGCCAGAAGAGGGTGTTCCGGATGTCTCTGATCATCATCTCCACGTTCCTGGGCTGCTGGGCTCCCATCTCAGTGGTGAACCTGCTGATCCTGTGCCTGGGCCCCAGCGACAGCCTGGTGACGGTGCGGATCTGCTTCCTCGCCCTGGCGTACGGCTCCACCATCTTCCACCCGCTGCTCTACGCCTTCACCCGGCAGAAGCTGCGCAAGGTGCTGAAGAGCAAGGTGCGGAAGCGCGTGGTGTCGCTGCTGCAGGTCGACCCAGCTCCCAGCGGCACCGTGATCCACAACTCCTGGGTGGAGCCCAAGAAGGGGGGCCGCAAGCCCAGGCTGGAGTGCAGCGACGCCACGGACCGCTGCCTCACCGAGGCTGTCAGGGAGTGA